Genomic window (Helicoverpa zea isolate HzStark_Cry1AcR chromosome 9, ilHelZeax1.1, whole genome shotgun sequence):
AATTAAATCcatcgggacgcgggtaaaaccacgtGTGAcaactagtttttattttttgcaagcGTGCATTTTTACATATTTGGTTAGAATGACGTGATTTTTAGGCCTATATAAACGGCTCCCGAATAACAACACAAATCACTCCTGAACTAAATCAGCGTGcaagtttaattttatcaaaagtGTTAACCTATTCAATCAAATCCTCAagaatgtaagtacctacctgtatATCCTGTTATTATAATACTCATCTATTCATTCATTACATGTCCTGATATAATTATCTATTaatctgttatttttattatataaaaaataataatattgaatgatTCTAATGAATGAAcagaataaaatgtttgtatagATTCAATACAATCACAATGTAATCTATTTCTTCATTCGAACTATTCACCTTTTTCGATTATTATATTCGAACTATTTACCTGTGACTATGGTATCTGGGTACCtaatccttttttattttattgattctaattattttatctgtatttttgtTCAGGTCGGGACCAACTTCTGCTGATCACCTCTTTCCCTCCGAAGACGAATATGAGGAACAACAGACACGGGTGAAACACGTGAAGGATTCGTCATCAGCGTCTTCATCTTCACGCTCCGGCGATGCTGCTAAGAGAAGCGCCAGCAAATCATCGCATCCGGACAGTAAGAAGAAGAAGCTCAAGACGATGTCGCCTACTGTTCATCCCATCAGTCCTGTTATGAAGCCCCAGAGAAGCGATATGAAGACCACGAGCCATGACTTATTTGGTAGTGACAGCGACGATGATCGTGAAGAGATAGCAGCAAGTAATTTAAagggtaataaaaaaataactcccTTATACTCCTATTTCACACGTAGGGTTGCAAACGGCTTAAGCCGGCAAACCGATGAGTTAAAACAGGGCCCTTACTACatagaattaaaaatttatGATGTGAAAACGATAGAACATGTCGCACCTATAAATCGGTGGCGTCattcaattatttcaataaaaaatcgcACTGAAAATAATACGCCAGCATGGGCTCGGCTTAAAGACTTTATTGACGAGACCAGGCGGGAGTTTAAGAACTGTCCTTTAGAGTTTGTAAGCAGTTACTATTAACGTTTCTTTatatttacgattttttttttttctatttacaaaaaaaactttaaaaatacttataaatgtaATAGGTACATGTAatcttatatttcttttattgctgtttatttttaaatgatgacTGACTTGAAATGCTTTCATGTCAATAATGTAATCAATCAGTATTTACTCAATTACTTAGTttgtaattacaatttattcacgtataaaaaatacatttagatctattattgttttattttacagcaCCTCGAGTATCTTCCTCGCGGAAGATTGAAAAAGAATCCGGAATTGATATCAATGAAcctaataatgaattaatagaAAAAGATATTGATATCCATAATCCTAGTAATGaattaatagaaaaagaaaTTGATATCCATGATCCTAA
Coding sequences:
- the LOC124633463 gene encoding uncharacterized protein LOC124633463, translated to MSGPTSADHLFPSEDEYEEQQTRVKHVKDSSSASSSSRSGDAAKRSASKSSHPDSKKKKLKTMSPTVHPISPVMKPQRSDMKTTSHDLFGSDSDDDREEIAASNLKGNKKITPLYSYFTRRVANGLSRQTDELKQGPYYIELKIYDVKTIEHVAPINRWRHSIISIKNRTENNTPAWARLKDFIDETRREFKNCPLEFVSSYY